The Natrinema amylolyticum genome includes the window TCGAGATCGTCGACGCGGAGTCGGGCGAACCGGTCGAGAACCTGTCCGAGAACCTGACCGTCTCGGTCCAAACTGGCGACCACGAGAAGCGAGCTCTCGAGGTCAGTGAAAAACACGGCGAACCGGTCGTGTACGAAGCGCCGGTCGTCTTCACCGACGCGGGCGACTACGTCGTCCACTTGGAAGGGACCATCGACGGGGAAGACGTGCACACGCACTTCGAGAAGACGGTTCACGACCGGTCCGACCTCGAGTATCCCGCTGACGACTCCCAGTCCAGCGTCGACGGCGACGAGTCACAGTCCGACGAGAACGAAACGCAGGCGGCCGGCCTCGTATCGGGCACCACCGTCGCCGTTGCCGTCGGTGCAGTCGGGCTCGCCACGGCGGGCGTGACGATGCTCCTGCGCCGACGATAACGCCGACGCGGCCCGTCCGTCCGCGGCGTCTGTCAGTGCTGCTTCGAACCCCGGCCGGCGGGCGGTCGACGGTCTGGTAGCGTCCGTGCACAGTCAGTTAGCAATTATATGAGTCGCTCCACTCTAGTACCGATATGAGCGATCCGTTCGTCGTCGTCGGCGGTGACGCGGCGGGAATGTCCGCGGCGAGCAAGGCCAGACGCGACGATCCCGACCGCGATATCGTCGTCTTCGAGAAGGGCGAGTGGGTGTCCTATGGCGCGTGCGGGCTCCCCTACTACGTCAAAGGGGAGATTCAGTCGCTCGAGGACCTCGTCTCGGTCACGCCCGAGGAGTTCCGCGAGGAGCGCGACATCGATCTCCGGACGGGCCACGAGGTCGTCGAGATCGACACCGACGAGCGGACGGTCACCGCCGAGGGCGACTCCGGACGTGTCGTCCAGCCGTACGGCCACCTGCTGATCGCGACGGGTTCGGAGGCCGTGGTCCCGCCGATCGACGGTACCGACCGCGAGGGCGTGTACACGCTCGGCTCGATGAGCGACGGGAAGGAACTGCGCGAGTACGTCGCCCGCGCCCGCGACGGCGAGGACCTCCAGCAGCCCGATCGGGGGCCGGCCTGTCGGTATCTCGAGGACTGTACCGGTCCAGTCGCGGTCGTC containing:
- a CDS encoding FixH family protein; translated protein: MEYIERLLVVGLVALLLVGAVGPAAAHESQTVAGNDVTFGGADEPLITGERMWLEFEIVDAESGEPVENLSENLTVSVQTGDHEKRALEVSEKHGEPVVYEAPVVFTDAGDYVVHLEGTIDGEDVHTHFEKTVHDRSDLEYPADDSQSSVDGDESQSDENETQAAGLVSGTTVAVAVGAVGLATAGVTMLLRRR